Proteins from a single region of Runella sp. SP2:
- a CDS encoding TonB-dependent receptor, producing MRKISILCSVWAAAVVLSASGAEAKTPPTNGSGVRVTATVNADKTVTGKVVSSEDNTAIPGVSIVVKGTTTGTNTDADGNFKLTVKDNSAVLVFSAVGFEKQEITVGNRTTINVTFVVDQKSLTEVVVVGYGTQKKSQMTGAISQVTAKQITEMPLTNLGQALQGRAAGVDVSQSGSKPGAAPRILIRGRRSFNAGNDPLYVVDGIPLSAGYEDVNPNDIQSIEVLKDATATAIYGARGANGVVLVTTKRGGTKGKTTVTLDTYAGASKAYSKLELFSGEEFAEYVREAYRATGLYRDAAGNPVPTGVADAAADAKVAVLGGDPNVAAGIAAGRNTQYQDLILRTGMMQNHTIGIQGGNDRTSFYISGGFFQDKGITKLLDFTRNSLRANIDHQVNKRLKVGISSYMMYSIRNGENLNPYGNTLNANPLGAPYNADGSLIFEPTNDALLSNPLSEVVDGVNIDNTKRYRIFNSIYAEVKVIDGLTYRLNLGPDFTISRWGRFIGSETNARRRGDAQAFNENRFGFNFTMENIVNYNKTVGKHTFNVTAVQSIQKDNFERYRSEVQGIPAQAQSFYSLNSATTVFTPQSSLTEWTISSLMGRVNYSFDDKYLLTATIRRDGSSRFGENTKYGNFPGVAVGWNISNETFMKGISWVDLLKLRAGWGQVGNQGVAPYQTQGTLQRTTYAFGATGAFGFRPGTISNPNLRWESTSTANVGLDFSVFRGRVQGSLEFYQTNTKSLLLNDFLPGSVGFNFFSNNVGHTRNSGIEFGVTTINVNSKSGFKWTTDFQFTRNREEIVELYNGKVDDLGNRWFIGYPLNTYFDFKKAGIWQTNEADLAKSYGSEVGQIKVQDTNNDGRITADDRVLIGNDVPKWSGGLTNRFEFKGFDLSFFLFGRFGNTILSGFHRNQLQLAGRYQQIKVDYWTPNNPTNEFPRPKSNQEFPVYNSTLFYYDGTFIKLRNINFGYTFSSAIAKKIGAESVRLYASIQQPKIWSSYLTKYNGVDPEAAITGSPTGTTEVNSGVTPSTTVTTFGLNVKF from the coding sequence ATGAGGAAAATTTCTATCTTGTGTAGTGTGTGGGCGGCGGCTGTGGTGCTTAGTGCATCAGGGGCAGAGGCCAAAACCCCGCCAACAAATGGCAGTGGCGTGAGAGTAACTGCAACAGTGAATGCAGATAAGACGGTGACAGGTAAGGTAGTATCTTCTGAAGATAATACCGCGATTCCTGGTGTAAGCATTGTCGTAAAAGGTACTACAACTGGGACTAATACTGACGCTGACGGTAATTTTAAGCTGACGGTAAAAGACAACAGCGCCGTGTTGGTTTTTTCGGCCGTTGGTTTTGAAAAGCAAGAAATAACTGTTGGAAACCGTACAACGATTAATGTGACGTTTGTGGTTGACCAAAAATCACTGACAGAGGTAGTCGTTGTGGGTTATGGTACGCAAAAGAAAAGCCAAATGACTGGGGCTATTTCGCAAGTAACGGCCAAGCAAATTACAGAAATGCCTTTAACCAACTTGGGGCAAGCTTTACAAGGCCGTGCCGCTGGTGTTGACGTTTCACAATCAGGTTCTAAACCAGGCGCCGCACCAAGAATCCTCATTCGTGGTCGTCGGTCATTTAATGCAGGAAACGATCCTTTGTATGTGGTTGACGGAATACCACTTTCGGCAGGTTATGAGGATGTGAACCCTAACGACATCCAGTCTATAGAAGTGTTGAAAGATGCCACTGCCACTGCTATTTATGGAGCAAGGGGTGCAAACGGAGTTGTTCTTGTAACCACAAAAAGAGGTGGAACTAAAGGAAAAACAACGGTTACGCTTGATACTTACGCAGGTGCTTCTAAGGCATATAGTAAATTGGAACTATTCTCTGGAGAGGAGTTTGCTGAATACGTACGTGAAGCATATAGAGCTACGGGCCTATACCGAGACGCCGCAGGAAATCCTGTTCCAACTGGCGTTGCTGACGCAGCGGCAGATGCCAAAGTAGCCGTTTTAGGAGGTGATCCTAACGTTGCAGCTGGTATTGCAGCTGGTAGAAATACCCAGTATCAAGATTTGATTCTTCGAACTGGAATGATGCAAAACCATACCATTGGTATTCAAGGTGGAAATGACAGAACATCATTTTATATCTCGGGCGGATTTTTCCAAGATAAGGGTATTACAAAACTCTTAGATTTTACCCGTAACTCACTTCGTGCAAACATTGACCACCAGGTAAATAAAAGGCTAAAGGTGGGTATATCGAGTTACATGATGTATTCGATTAGAAATGGTGAAAACTTGAACCCTTACGGAAACACCTTAAATGCAAACCCACTTGGGGCTCCTTACAATGCCGATGGCTCTTTGATATTCGAGCCAACAAACGATGCCTTGTTATCTAATCCGCTTTCGGAGGTTGTAGATGGTGTTAATATTGACAACACGAAACGGTACAGAATTTTTAATTCTATCTATGCCGAAGTAAAAGTAATTGATGGCTTAACATACCGTTTAAACTTAGGACCTGACTTTACGATATCACGTTGGGGGCGTTTTATTGGTTCAGAAACAAATGCCCGTCGTCGTGGGGATGCCCAAGCATTTAACGAAAATCGTTTTGGGTTTAACTTCACCATGGAAAACATCGTGAACTACAACAAAACCGTCGGAAAGCATACCTTTAACGTAACTGCTGTACAATCTATCCAAAAGGATAATTTTGAAAGATACAGAAGTGAAGTTCAAGGAATACCTGCTCAGGCACAGTCGTTTTATAGCCTAAACTCTGCAACGACCGTGTTTACACCTCAATCTTCCCTTACAGAATGGACGATTTCTTCTTTAATGGGGCGGGTAAACTACTCATTTGATGACAAGTACTTGTTAACAGCAACAATACGCCGTGATGGTTCAAGCCGTTTTGGTGAGAATACAAAATATGGTAACTTCCCAGGGGTTGCTGTAGGGTGGAATATCAGCAACGAAACATTCATGAAAGGTATTTCATGGGTGGATTTGTTGAAACTTCGTGCAGGTTGGGGACAAGTGGGGAACCAAGGGGTAGCACCCTACCAAACGCAAGGGACTCTTCAACGTACCACTTATGCTTTTGGAGCAACAGGTGCATTTGGATTTAGACCAGGTACCATTAGTAACCCCAATTTGAGATGGGAGTCCACCTCAACTGCTAACGTCGGTTTAGACTTCTCTGTTTTCCGTGGTCGTGTACAAGGCTCATTGGAGTTTTATCAGACAAACACCAAAAGCCTTCTCTTAAATGATTTCTTGCCTGGTTCGGTTGGGTTTAACTTCTTTAGTAACAACGTGGGACATACCAGAAACTCAGGAATTGAATTTGGAGTTACTACGATAAACGTTAACTCAAAAAGTGGCTTTAAGTGGACAACAGACTTCCAATTTACTCGTAACAGAGAGGAAATCGTTGAATTGTACAATGGTAAAGTAGATGATTTAGGTAACAGATGGTTTATTGGTTATCCATTAAATACGTATTTTGACTTTAAGAAAGCAGGTATTTGGCAAACAAACGAGGCTGATTTGGCTAAATCGTATGGCTCTGAGGTTGGACAAATCAAAGTACAGGATACAAACAATGATGGTAGAATTACGGCAGATGACAGGGTACTTATTGGAAATGACGTACCAAAATGGTCGGGTGGTCTTACCAATCGCTTTGAATTCAAAGGATTTGACTTGAGCTTCTTCTTGTTTGGTCGTTTTGGTAACACCATTTTGTCTGGTTTCCACAGAAACCAATTGCAACTTGCGGGTCGTTATCAGCAGATTAAGGTTGACTACTGGACACCAAATAATCCTACCAATGAGTTCCCACGTCCAAAAAGTAATCAAGAGTTTCCAGTGTATAATTCAACGCTCTTTTACTATGATGGAACTTTCATTAAGCTAAGAAACATCAACTTTGGATATACATTTAGCAGTGCGATTGCTAAGAAAATTGGGGCAGAGTCGGTGCGTTTGTATGCATCAATACAACAACCTAAAATTTGGTCTTCTTACTTAACCAAGTACAACGGGGTAGATCCAGAGGCGGCTATTACTGGTTCGCCAACGGGTACAACGGAGGTAAACAGTGGAGTTACTCCTTCTACGACAGTAACTACGTTTGGTTTGAATGTTAAATTCTAA
- a CDS encoding RagB/SusD family nutrient uptake outer membrane protein → MNINKLKIFALGSMLLVSTSCQDLLKEELVSNIGNDYINTAKGFEDATKAAYSSLRTFYGTQLGLTFTEYGTDIYATGADGGYKGFHFYDTQIQPTVDYLAILWDEMYRGINTCNAIIGRAPTVTGVSDATKKLRIAEAKFLRAHYYYILHEQFGPLDLRLTETLAPSKESKRNSSAEVYAQIIKDCNEAIADLENKAHSNDYGRATKASAEALLAKVYLAKAYGPNKAADDFQKAADLCTGLITKYGFKLLDDFAAVHDENNQQNSEVVFAVQYTADQTTNVTNVGGEGGGGNNLHLFFGMQYDTQAGMVRDVLNGRPFKRLRPTNFCLNTIFGERVNDSRYKKTFKDTWLCNSPGSFNTSFDNSKARVTFAAGDTTIFIPGFEMSVAERAKRKYQVLVPSRYDEALFPTLQKFFDTKRADRTEPRGSRDYFVWRLADIYLMRAEALFQLNKKADAVADINVVRQRAGWPGKKDAMKITEAELTFDFIVDERARELAGEQMRWLDLKRWGLLVDRVKKHNPQAQAVAEKHYLRPIPQTQIDRSAKNAEGVSVFQQNPGY, encoded by the coding sequence ATGAACATAAATAAATTAAAAATATTCGCATTGGGTAGTATGCTACTCGTCAGTACTTCTTGCCAAGATTTACTAAAAGAAGAGCTGGTTTCAAACATCGGTAATGATTACATAAACACCGCTAAAGGATTTGAAGATGCCACAAAAGCGGCTTATTCGTCACTCAGGACGTTTTATGGTACGCAATTAGGTTTGACATTCACGGAGTATGGAACTGATATCTACGCTACGGGTGCCGATGGTGGATATAAAGGTTTTCATTTCTACGATACCCAAATCCAACCAACTGTAGATTATTTGGCTATCTTGTGGGATGAAATGTACAGAGGTATAAATACTTGCAATGCAATAATCGGTAGAGCGCCGACCGTAACAGGTGTTTCGGATGCGACCAAAAAATTGAGAATTGCTGAGGCTAAGTTTCTGAGAGCTCACTATTACTATATTTTACATGAGCAGTTTGGGCCGCTTGATTTGAGATTAACGGAGACTTTAGCGCCTAGCAAAGAGTCCAAACGCAATAGCTCAGCGGAAGTGTATGCCCAAATCATCAAAGACTGTAATGAAGCCATCGCCGATTTAGAGAACAAGGCACACTCAAATGATTATGGTAGAGCTACCAAAGCCTCGGCCGAAGCACTTTTAGCTAAGGTATATTTAGCCAAAGCTTACGGCCCAAATAAAGCTGCGGATGATTTCCAAAAAGCCGCTGATTTGTGTACTGGCCTTATTACAAAGTACGGTTTTAAACTTTTGGATGATTTTGCAGCTGTACATGACGAAAACAACCAACAAAATTCGGAAGTGGTTTTCGCCGTACAATATACTGCAGACCAAACCACGAACGTCACTAACGTGGGTGGAGAAGGTGGTGGTGGTAATAACCTTCACTTGTTCTTTGGTATGCAGTATGATACTCAAGCGGGTATGGTAAGGGATGTTTTAAACGGTCGCCCTTTTAAAAGATTGAGACCAACCAATTTCTGCTTGAATACGATTTTTGGGGAAAGAGTAAATGATTCTCGTTACAAAAAAACCTTTAAAGATACTTGGTTGTGTAACAGCCCAGGCTCTTTTAATACCTCTTTCGACAACTCAAAGGCGCGGGTTACTTTTGCTGCGGGTGATACGACAATCTTCATTCCTGGTTTTGAAATGAGTGTAGCAGAAAGAGCCAAAAGAAAATATCAAGTGTTGGTGCCAAGTAGATATGATGAGGCGCTCTTCCCAACATTGCAGAAATTTTTTGATACCAAACGTGCCGATAGAACTGAGCCACGCGGATCAAGAGATTATTTTGTATGGAGATTAGCCGATATTTATTTGATGCGTGCTGAGGCGTTGTTCCAGTTAAACAAAAAAGCGGACGCAGTTGCTGATATAAATGTAGTAAGACAAAGAGCAGGCTGGCCAGGTAAAAAAGACGCCATGAAAATCACAGAGGCGGAATTGACCTTTGATTTCATTGTAGATGAGCGTGCTCGTGAATTGGCAGGAGAGCAGATGCGTTGGCTAGATTTGAAACGTTGGGGGCTTTTGGTTGACCGAGTTAAAAAGCATAATCCACAAGCTCAAGCAGTGGCCGAAAAGCACTATTTACGCCCGATTCCTCAAACACAGATTGACCGCAGTGCAAAAAATGCAGAAGGTGTTTCTGTATTCCAGCAAAATCCAGGGTATTAA
- the rsgA gene encoding ribosome small subunit-dependent GTPase A: protein MKKSGKIKAPPAKFQTKSAAAIAKRTEEINANSLKGLVIRSTGSWYDVRDEEAQIWRCRLRGKFKFQDLKVTNPVAVGDRVFWEIEDESLQTGIINDIEPRANYIARQSVQKSAHSHLLAANVDQAIIVATLTFPRTSLGFIDRLLVVAESFRIPSAVIFNKQDLFDEETKEYQDYLIKLYRGLGYTCFTTSSVTGEGVESFRELLSGKISVLSGHSGVGKSTLVNAIAPHLNLRTNEVSTFANKGVHTTTFAEMFELAPSTFIIDSPGIKELGLSEIEEEEISHYFPEMRDLLNECRFNNCLHIDEPKCAVKDAVEAGTIAMSRYESYLSMVGGQDNRK, encoded by the coding sequence ATGAAAAAATCAGGTAAAATAAAGGCACCTCCCGCTAAATTTCAGACCAAAAGTGCGGCGGCCATTGCCAAACGAACCGAAGAAATCAACGCAAATTCGTTGAAAGGCTTAGTAATTCGTTCGACAGGCTCTTGGTACGACGTTCGTGATGAAGAAGCACAAATTTGGCGCTGCCGACTGCGGGGAAAATTTAAGTTTCAGGACTTAAAAGTAACCAATCCCGTGGCCGTAGGTGACCGTGTGTTTTGGGAAATTGAGGACGAATCGTTGCAAACAGGCATCATTAACGACATTGAACCACGTGCCAACTACATCGCACGGCAATCGGTTCAAAAGTCAGCACATTCACATTTATTAGCTGCCAACGTTGACCAAGCGATTATCGTAGCCACTTTGACCTTTCCACGTACATCGTTGGGATTCATCGACCGTTTGTTAGTCGTTGCCGAATCGTTTCGGATTCCGAGTGCGGTTATTTTCAACAAACAAGATTTGTTTGACGAAGAAACCAAAGAATACCAAGACTACTTGATTAAGCTCTATCGAGGCTTAGGTTATACCTGTTTTACCACATCGAGCGTCACAGGTGAAGGCGTGGAGTCATTTCGAGAACTTCTTTCGGGGAAGATTTCGGTTTTGTCGGGACACTCAGGCGTGGGTAAATCGACATTGGTTAATGCCATCGCTCCGCATCTCAACCTACGCACCAACGAAGTTTCGACCTTTGCCAACAAAGGCGTCCATACCACCACTTTTGCCGAAATGTTTGAGTTGGCCCCGTCCACCTTTATCATTGACTCGCCTGGTATCAAAGAGTTGGGACTGTCGGAGATTGAAGAAGAGGAAATCAGCCATTATTTCCCCGAAATGCGTGATTTATTGAACGAATGTCGTTTCAACAATTGCCTTCACATTGATGAGCCCAAATGCGCCGTCAAAGATGCTGTCGAAGCTGGCACCATTGCCATGAGTCGCTACGAAAGCTACTTGAGTATGGTCGGTGGGCAAGACAACCGCAAATAA
- a CDS encoding transposase encodes MERFFHPSQNMFADTFESEKCYHIFNHAVHGNLLFIQETNYHYFLQQLTKHTQFVCDLYAYCLMPNHFHLLARIKNQEALIEYYHTRKQAKDPQYNPDNFDKTTFDTHKFVMQQFQNFCNGYAQAFNRFFNRKGVLFMDNLKRKVVKNEVYFTKLIHYIHYNPVHHGFCKDLNDWRFTSYHSFLDNRTTPLAREYVLNWFGSPQEYSRFHQSKPDSRLANLMEV; translated from the coding sequence TTGGAAAGATTTTTTCATCCGTCTCAAAATATGTTTGCAGATACATTTGAGTCCGAAAAATGCTATCATATTTTCAATCACGCAGTACATGGCAATTTGCTCTTTATACAAGAAACAAATTATCACTATTTCTTACAACAACTTACAAAGCACACCCAATTCGTCTGCGACTTGTATGCTTATTGTTTAATGCCAAATCACTTTCATCTTTTGGCTAGAATTAAAAATCAAGAAGCATTGATAGAATATTATCATACCAGAAAGCAAGCCAAAGATCCGCAATACAATCCTGATAATTTTGATAAAACGACGTTCGATACGCACAAGTTTGTGATGCAACAGTTTCAAAATTTTTGTAACGGGTATGCGCAAGCATTCAATCGTTTTTTTAATCGGAAAGGGGTTTTATTTATGGATAATTTGAAAAGAAAAGTGGTTAAGAATGAAGTATATTTTACAAAATTAATTCATTACATACATTACAACCCTGTGCATCATGGGTTTTGTAAAGACTTAAACGATTGGCGTTTCACTTCTTATCATTCTTTTTTAGACAATCGAACCACTCCTTTGGCGCGTGAATATGTTCTCAATTGGTTTGGCTCTCCACAAGAATATTCTCGTTTTCATCAGTCAAAACCTGATTCAAGGTTGGCTAATCTAATGGAAGTATAG
- a CDS encoding iron-containing alcohol dehydrogenase family protein, with protein sequence MHKNFKGIEKTVFGRGSFSQLGEIIAPHRSENNGYMVFIIDNYFKGKELESRLPVQPEDTVYFIDVDPHEPTTEQIDTLRDEILASKGLPSGIIGIGGGAIMDIAKCVSLMVTNEGSSTLYQGLNLIKKPGIYHVGVPTISGTGAEVSMTAVLTGPEKKLGLKCEWTVFNQVVLDPELIATVPRDWWFYVGMDTYIHCIESENGQFNNAYSHAYAEQSMKLCRDIYLGENAGQTPENDDKLMVASLMGGLSLTYSEVGICHAISYGLSKILGMRHCYSNCIAFNHLEDYYPEGVAEFKQMVAQHNITLPQGLSKDWTDEQITAMAHVSYKLDHMWNHAVGYDWREKVTIADIEAIFRRL encoded by the coding sequence ATGCATAAAAATTTCAAAGGAATCGAAAAAACCGTTTTTGGACGGGGAAGTTTTAGCCAATTGGGTGAAATCATCGCCCCACACCGTAGCGAAAACAACGGCTACATGGTGTTTATTATTGACAACTATTTTAAAGGGAAAGAACTAGAAAGCCGCCTACCCGTTCAGCCTGAGGATACCGTTTATTTCATTGACGTTGACCCACACGAGCCTACCACCGAACAAATTGACACCTTGCGCGATGAGATTTTGGCCAGCAAAGGTTTGCCTTCGGGCATCATAGGAATTGGCGGCGGAGCCATTATGGACATTGCAAAATGCGTATCGCTGATGGTAACCAACGAAGGCTCTTCAACCTTGTACCAAGGGTTAAACCTCATCAAAAAACCAGGCATTTACCACGTAGGCGTTCCTACTATTTCGGGAACTGGCGCGGAGGTTTCGATGACGGCCGTGTTGACAGGCCCTGAGAAAAAATTGGGTTTAAAATGCGAATGGACGGTTTTTAACCAAGTGGTACTTGACCCCGAGTTGATTGCGACTGTTCCGCGCGACTGGTGGTTTTATGTGGGGATGGATACCTACATTCACTGTATCGAGTCAGAAAATGGGCAGTTCAACAACGCTTACTCGCATGCTTACGCCGAGCAATCAATGAAGCTTTGTCGCGATATTTATTTGGGAGAAAACGCTGGACAAACCCCCGAAAATGATGATAAACTGATGGTGGCGTCGTTGATGGGAGGCTTGAGTTTGACCTATTCTGAAGTGGGTATTTGTCACGCTATTAGCTATGGTCTTTCAAAGATTTTAGGAATGCGACATTGTTATTCCAACTGCATTGCTTTCAATCATTTGGAAGATTATTATCCAGAAGGGGTCGCCGAATTTAAACAAATGGTGGCGCAACACAACATCACACTTCCGCAAGGATTGTCGAAAGACTGGACGGATGAGCAAATCACGGCCATGGCCCATGTCTCGTACAAACTTGATCACATGTGGAATCACGCTGTCGGGTACGATTGGAGAGAGAAAGTGACAATTGCCGACATCGAAGCAATTTTTAGACGATTGTAA
- a CDS encoding DegT/DnrJ/EryC1/StrS aminotransferase family protein, translated as MPGTELYGAEERKEINDVLETGVFFRFNHEAQRNNIWKAREMEAEVCKVVGAKYAHAVSSGSTAIQTALVAAGIGTGDEVIVPPFTYIASVEAVLMIGALPVFAEIDETLCLSAEGIRKVVTPKTKAICLVHMCGQMADMDAIMEVVNEHNLILVEDAGQAMGANYKGTYTGLWGKTGAYSYDFFKIATAGEGGVFVTNDEQAYKFADSYSDHGHDHIGNNRGMEQHPIIGFNYRISELHAAVGLAQTRRVPYLVEKNNEHKKWLMNRLANVPGVSFARIPDAEGDSATFLNLLLPDTESAQAVVAELNAAGVGGFNYWFTNMYHFINQWDHLKEMRTAGKLAVQVLGAPQDYANLDLPKSQEVIGRLISFGVRVTWTQTELETLANNLEKAIRKAMAAYTC; from the coding sequence ATGCCAGGAACAGAATTATACGGCGCAGAAGAGCGCAAAGAAATTAATGACGTTTTAGAGACAGGAGTTTTCTTTCGTTTTAACCACGAAGCGCAACGTAATAATATTTGGAAAGCCCGCGAAATGGAAGCGGAAGTGTGTAAAGTAGTAGGTGCCAAATACGCCCATGCCGTTTCAAGCGGCTCGACTGCCATTCAGACTGCCCTTGTTGCGGCAGGTATTGGCACAGGCGACGAAGTGATTGTACCACCTTTCACATATATCGCTTCGGTAGAAGCTGTTTTGATGATTGGTGCCTTACCCGTTTTTGCCGAAATCGACGAAACACTTTGCCTTTCCGCCGAAGGAATCCGCAAAGTTGTCACGCCTAAAACAAAAGCCATTTGTTTGGTACACATGTGTGGTCAAATGGCTGATATGGACGCTATCATGGAAGTTGTCAATGAGCATAACCTTATTTTGGTAGAAGATGCAGGACAAGCAATGGGTGCCAATTATAAAGGAACTTATACGGGGCTTTGGGGCAAAACAGGGGCATATTCGTACGACTTTTTCAAAATCGCTACCGCAGGCGAAGGCGGCGTTTTTGTAACCAACGACGAACAAGCCTACAAGTTTGCCGATAGCTATTCTGACCACGGTCACGACCACATTGGTAACAACCGTGGTATGGAACAACACCCAATTATCGGCTTCAACTACCGCATTTCAGAACTTCATGCGGCCGTTGGGTTAGCCCAAACGCGGCGTGTTCCATATCTAGTAGAAAAGAACAACGAGCACAAAAAGTGGTTGATGAACCGCCTTGCCAACGTGCCTGGGGTTTCTTTTGCCCGAATTCCCGATGCTGAAGGCGATTCGGCTACGTTCTTGAATTTATTGTTGCCAGACACCGAAAGTGCCCAAGCCGTGGTGGCCGAATTGAACGCTGCGGGTGTGGGTGGTTTCAACTATTGGTTTACCAACATGTACCACTTTATCAACCAGTGGGATCATCTCAAAGAAATGCGTACGGCGGGTAAGTTAGCGGTTCAAGTACTGGGTGCTCCGCAAGATTATGCTAACCTTGATTTACCAAAGTCGCAAGAAGTTATTGGACGTTTGATTTCGTTTGGGGTACGCGTTACGTGGACGCAAACTGAGCTTGAAACCCTTGCCAATAACCTCGAAAAGGCGATTCGTAAAGCAATGGCAGCTTATACGTGCTAA
- a CDS encoding glycoside hydrolase family 13 protein, with protein MINVLKTFFLALWVSSVAISAHAQNPDIQHLHPTNWWIGMKNPNVQLLVHGKNISTAKVSLAYPGVQIKKTQKLENPNYLLIDLVIAKTTKPGVVKLVFSNGKFKNTQAFPLATRKHKPNNITTADFIYLLMPDRFANGDESNDKFSDMLDTQADKNVPYLRHGGDFQGIINHLDYLQEFGVTTLWNTPVIENNTGLKKELHGNMQAAYHGYHFSDHYKIDRRFGGNEGYKKLSAALHQRGMKLVQDAVYNHVSEDHWMFLDPPTKDWFNMWPTYTATSHKEQVMLDPNGTEADRRLLIDGWFMPFLPDVNARNPHFATYMIQHALWSTEEFGVDGWRIDTYKYNDMEFMNRCNKALLDEYPDMLIFGETFVTNPAFMNYFVQNNVNYPFQCNLPGSCDFPSYSAIGDALTQPWSWDGGVNRLYSTLAQDYFYKNPSKMVTFLDNHDTDRFLSVIGEDFAKYKMGITWLLTTRGIPHLYYGTEVLMKNTKNPTDAEVRQDFVGGWKGDKVNKFTAAGRSAKENEAFDLVKKLANYRKNTPSLYNGKFTQYLPQNGIYVYFRHDTAKTIMVIMNSNSAETTLETARFAERTKGFTGAMNVLTEEKINSLNSLKVPAMTTWVLELK; from the coding sequence ATGATAAACGTATTAAAAACCTTTTTTCTTGCCTTATGGGTAAGTAGCGTAGCGATTTCTGCCCATGCACAAAATCCTGATATTCAACACTTGCATCCCACAAATTGGTGGATAGGAATGAAAAATCCGAATGTGCAGCTGTTAGTCCACGGTAAAAACATCAGCACGGCCAAAGTGAGTTTGGCTTATCCAGGTGTTCAGATTAAAAAAACGCAAAAGCTGGAAAACCCCAATTACCTTTTGATAGACTTGGTGATTGCCAAAACGACCAAACCTGGGGTTGTTAAGTTGGTGTTTAGCAATGGCAAATTTAAAAATACGCAAGCCTTCCCTTTGGCGACCCGCAAACATAAACCAAACAACATTACCACCGCCGATTTTATTTATTTACTCATGCCCGACCGCTTTGCCAACGGTGATGAGTCGAACGATAAGTTTTCGGATATGCTCGATACGCAGGCGGATAAAAATGTGCCTTATTTACGCCACGGTGGGGATTTTCAGGGAATTATCAATCACTTGGATTATCTACAAGAGTTTGGGGTAACAACCTTGTGGAATACCCCTGTCATTGAAAACAATACAGGCTTAAAAAAGGAACTTCATGGCAATATGCAAGCGGCCTATCACGGGTATCACTTTAGCGACCATTACAAAATCGACCGTCGTTTTGGGGGCAATGAGGGCTATAAAAAGTTGTCGGCGGCGCTGCATCAGCGTGGAATGAAACTGGTTCAGGATGCAGTTTATAACCATGTGTCGGAAGACCATTGGATGTTTTTGGATCCGCCAACGAAGGATTGGTTCAATATGTGGCCAACTTACACCGCCACTAGCCACAAAGAACAAGTAATGCTCGACCCCAACGGAACAGAGGCCGACCGCCGCTTGTTGATTGATGGTTGGTTTATGCCGTTTTTGCCCGACGTCAACGCCCGAAATCCACATTTTGCAACCTACATGATTCAGCACGCTTTGTGGTCAACGGAAGAGTTTGGGGTGGACGGATGGCGCATTGATACCTACAAATACAACGACATGGAGTTTATGAATCGTTGTAATAAAGCCTTGTTGGATGAATATCCTGACATGCTCATTTTTGGGGAAACGTTTGTGACTAACCCTGCTTTTATGAATTATTTTGTGCAGAACAATGTCAATTATCCTTTCCAATGTAACCTTCCTGGTAGTTGCGATTTTCCAAGTTACTCGGCCATCGGCGACGCCCTCACGCAGCCTTGGAGTTGGGATGGAGGGGTAAATCGCCTTTACAGTACGTTGGCGCAAGATTATTTCTACAAAAACCCCTCTAAGATGGTAACATTTTTGGACAACCACGATACCGACCGCTTTTTGTCGGTGATAGGGGAGGATTTTGCCAAATATAAAATGGGCATCACGTGGCTGTTGACGACGCGCGGCATTCCGCATCTTTATTATGGGACAGAAGTGTTGATGAAAAACACCAAAAACCCTACCGATGCCGAAGTTCGCCAAGATTTTGTGGGAGGCTGGAAAGGCGATAAAGTCAATAAGTTTACGGCAGCTGGGCGTTCTGCCAAAGAAAATGAAGCCTTTGATTTGGTAAAAAAACTGGCTAATTACCGTAAAAACACCCCTTCATTGTACAACGGCAAGTTTACCCAATACCTTCCCCAAAATGGCATTTACGTGTATTTTAGGCATGATACTGCCAAAACAATTATGGTAATCATGAATAGCAATTCGGCCGAAACTACGCTAGAAACAGCTCGTTTTGCTGAACGTACAAAAGGGTTTACGGGAGCAATGAATGTTTTGACCGAAGAGAAGATAAATTCGCTGAATAGCCTCAAAGTACCTGCAATGACAACCTGGGTATTGGAGTTGAAGTAA